The Chanos chanos chromosome 9, fChaCha1.1, whole genome shotgun sequence genome includes the window AAACAGGGCTTACCAGAGTTCTCATTTCCTTTGCCTTTTGATCATTACCAGAGTCCTCTACGTCCAGCAGTGTGTTCCACACAAAGTGTTCAGCTAGTAATACAGTGTCTTTCACTCATTCCAACTTCCTGGTCCCCAGAGTCTGAAATAATAAAGTATCCAATAGTTTTCTGGGTTGTTTACAAATTTCCATAGAAATAATTTAGTTGTAAGAGCATGCATGACCAATTAAAATGAAGTGTTAAGTGACATCATGACAGGACcactctctgtttattttctctatTTAATCTCCATATCTACTTTCCCTCATATGTCCAGTGATGTAAGATGGTGAACACTTCTAAGTTGCTACTGACCACTCTAGATGAGCTGGACAAAGATAAACGCATTGCAGATGTGGTCTTTGAGTTGAGTGCTATATTATAATAATGTCTAATCTCATTCTTCTCATGCTCCCCAGTGATTCAAGATGCCAGCTGTTCCACGGATCCTGCTGAGAACTctggaagagctggagagagcagAACTAAAGAAGTTTAAGTGGTTCTTGCATACAGAGAAAGGAGTGGAAGGCTTCTCTCATATCCCAAAGGCTCAGCTGGAGAATGCTGATGTACAGGACACAGTGGATAAGATGGTGGAGAGATACAAACCAAGAGGTGCTGTGGAGATCACACTGCTCATCCTGAAGGAGATAGGGCTGAATAACCTGGCTGGGAAGTTAGAGAGTGAACTCAGAGAAGGTAATACAGCTCACAtgacatttacaacacaaatgTTTATGTTAGGATTGTTGAGGTTAAGGTGTTACCCTCTGTGAGTAAAGCAAATACATAAAGCAGTTTTTGAACAATATGGAAATATATGCAAGTATGATTAATGGAGATGGAGCATGAGGCTTcagcacataacacacagcagtATAGTGTTCTCTGAAACATCTGAGAGTTTCCTCAGTTTGACCAATGCAGTCTTCAGTAACTGTGTTTTATCAGAGTGTAATCATATCAAACGATAACATTGCATCTCTTCATGATACAATAGAAGAAAATACTTTGCTGAGTAGAAAGCTTCACTTGACGTGTCTCTTTAGATACAACCAATAGCATATGCTCCTGTTGATAGGCAGAATTTAACGTTCAAAGGTACACAAAGTTGAAATTACAATGTATGCATGAAGCTTTTGGATGATGATCCTGGCAACTGATGCCTGGAAgttttttcacaaagaaaaaattTTTAATTGGCTGGATAAATGAGGTGAAAACTGTCTGGTAAGAATGATCATCAGCGACTCTCCGTTTTGACTTTTAGCACTGACAGGGAATCACATGCTTAACAATTCTGCCTCAGCCAAAATCATGACCTCATGCTCCACAGTGAgagtttttgattttttaattttttgatttCCACTTTTTCATGTTACATCATCTGCCTTCAAGCTGCTCCACTCTCATTGGCTATTGTCAGTGTCAGTTCTGACAAGATtatctcacaccacacagcctgTGCTGTCTTAGATCTCAGACAATATGTTACAGAAAAACCTGCCATCCCAGACTATatctctttccttttaattAAAACTATAACTACACACCATCAAACCACTCACCACTCAGTAAATACAAACCTTTTATGAGGTCTTCATCTGACcaaattcatattttcaaacagttaACATTAATCACAGCAACGTGATAATTGATAtgtatcacagaaaaacaaattctgaataAATCAAGCACACCTCAGCTGTCTTATTTAGTCCACAAATACCCAGCAGCTCATTTTAATGGTAACATTATAACATGGGTTAATTTCACTAAATGTGGATCAGTGCAAGTTCATGGTGGGTTACAAAATATCATGCTAATAGGAGAGGATCTCTCATTGTGGTAAAAATTCCAAACTGAGTGCAAAGGATGAGAAATCCTGCTGGTAGTCTACAGACTCATGTCCTGCTCTCAGAGCAGCTTACTTACTGTTTATTTCCCCTGGACTgatcagtttggttttaaatCACATGCAACAGACATGTCAAAAACCAACTCCTTACACTGAACTGGCTGATTAAGGGCACATGCCAGGGAACTGAATTTGTACTTGTAGTGACAATTGTATTTACTCACTAAATAAGTAAAAGTTGAGTAACTGGAGGAAAACTGAATGTTTGCTGAAACTAAAcctgtgtctctttttcatctgttaATGTATTTGTTATATGTGTCATATACAGTCAGTAGCTTTTTTGCATCATGTTCATTTGAATTatctaaacatacacacacaaaaaatgctgTAATTGTATATATGTGAttgggaaaaaacacagttatcATGATGTCATGAttcacagtttctctttctctttctctcttcctctttctctcttcctctttttgccTCACTGTGGGACTGAAATATGAAGAAGGGTCTATTCAGAACAGTGCAGTCACTCCAGCTGAGTCCACTTCACTCCAGACAAACATCTCAGCTCAGAATGAAGGTATGGTTCATTTCACTCAGACAAAAGACTTGCATTTTGACAGCTATGAACTGACCTGTCATTGCAAAAATCAGTTTTTGATGCTCCTCTCAGACGCAGATGCAAGGAGATTGTTCGACTTAGTCTTTGGGTCACACATGTAAATACTGGTTCTATATCACCAAGGAGTGAATGAACCTCCCTGCCAGATCTCACCACTACACTCCTCATCAGTGTCAAATGCCCCATTATATTCTGTAGTTTGACTTCAAAGTATTTATCTTGTTTTGAAAAATTTTACTGGATTGCtggatttcatttcagttattttcacattttacgGATTTACTTGGTGTAATAATTCACTGTTTTATACAGTTTCTCCTATTACAAGGCAGATCAAAGTCCTATAAGCTCATAGAAAGCTGATATTGATAGTTTAATGGTGGTAAACTGGATGAGTAGATCAGTTGCCATCAGAGGTTTCTgagacactgtctctctccctttcctcctcccaccactgaaaaaaaaaacagtcaaaaacaaaagtatttaTACTGATCAGTTTCTGGACCAAATGAAATCACATCAACACAGAGTAATGAAAACTTCACTGCATACTTTGAAGAAATGAATATATTAAGTAACCCAGTGTAttctgatttctgattttgAAATTTTCCATTTCCTTTGACTCAGTTTTACCAGATTATGAAGCTGTCAGAATCAAACTGAAGTCTAGtctgaaacagaaatatgagcGCATTTTGGATGGAACATCAGTGAGAGGCCATAAAAAGTTCCTGAATGATAtttacactgatctctacaTAGTGGAGGATgagactggaggagtcattcATGAACATGAGATTATGCAGGCTGAGGCATCAACTAGGAGATTTACCACAGAGGAAACTCCAATcacatgcagtgacattttcaaagtCCCATCTGACCCAAGtcgaagaaacagaaaagtgctgACTATGGGAATTGCTGGAATGGGGAAAACTATCTCAGTGAACAAATTCATACTGGACTGGGCAGATAAAAAGACCAACCAGGACataaaatttatttttccaCTCCCCTTTCGAGAGCTGAATTcagtaaaagatgaaaaatacagCCTGATAGAGTTGcttcatgaatattttgaaGATTCTGCTGAACTGAAGTCTCTTCCAGATGGCGATGGTAAAGTCATGCTCATTTTTGATGGACTTGATGAGTGTCGCTTTCCTCTTGAttttaataagagagagaaattgaagaACATTGATCAGAAATCCTCTGTAGGTGTGCTAATAACAAACCTAATCAAGagaaatctgcttccctctgctctcatctggataacctccagaccagcagcagcccatCTGATCCCTCGAGACTACATTGATCAGGTGACTGAAGTACGAGgattcagtgataaacaaaAGGAGGAGTACTTTTGGAGGTACAGTGACAAGGACCAGGAAATGGCCAAAAAAATGatctcacacataaagaaatcaaggagcctccacatcatgtgtcacataccagtcttctgttggatatcagccactgtgcttcagccaATGCTAGCCACAGACAGTAGTGAAGAACTCCCCACAACTCTGACGGGGATGTACACACAGTTTCTGATTTTTGagacaaatcaaatgaaaaagaaatatgaagcTGAACACATTATACTGAAGCTTGGAAAGCTGGCCTTCCGTCAGCTGGAGAAGGGTAATCTGATATTTTAtgaggaagacctgagagagtgtggcattgcTGTGAGTGAGGGTTCAGTGTACTCAGGAGtgtgcacacagatattcagtcaaGAGCAGGGAGTCTCTGAGACAGTGGTGTTCAGTTTTGTGCATCTAAGTGTTCAAGAATTCCTTGCTGCAGTCCATGTGTTTCTCTCGCACTGCAATAATAAGGAGAATGTTCTTTATCCTAATACAATTTGGTATATCTGTAAAAGGAAGtcaaagaaattaaatgatCTTCACAGACGTGCTATAGACAAGGCCTTAAGGAGTAAGaatggacacctggaccttttcctccgcttccttcttggcctctcactggagtccaatcagCGACTCCTGAAAGAACTACTGCCACAAACAGTGATCAGACCACAGAGTGTGGAGAGAACAGTCAACTACATCAAGAACACACTCAACAAGAACATGTCATCAGAGAGGAGCATCAATCTCCtctactgtctgaatgaactgaaggatGACTCCCTTGTAAATGAAATTCAAAGTTACTTGGGCTCAGGACGTCTCTCAACAGAGAAACTGTCATCTGcccagtggtcagctctggtctttgtccttctgatgtcagaggagactcaagaaaagtttgagctgaagaaatacagaggatCAGATGAAGGGTTGAAGAGACTTCTGCCAGTACTGAAAAACACCAAACGGGCTCTGTAAGTATAAGAGTTTAGTGGTGCAGTTACTTTGGTTCATCATGTGTGCTCTAATCTACAGTGGCAGAACTTGCCCACTTGTTTCCTtccagagagaaggactggcaAGACTGTATCAGAGGGCAAGGATTTGGCTGCTTATGTAACATCCAAATGAGAAATCTGTTCGTAGCCATGTGTGAGTTTTCCAGTTAAAAGATAATTAAACAATGGGAAATGTGGaagttgttttgtaaaatgaaacaatAGGATACAGAtactttctcccctctcctcttcatttccctttcttctatattttcttttcttctctttgctttattttattttattcattacaaTATTTCAGTGTCTTTGCAGCTGATTGTCTTCTGAATCATATTTGCCCATGTCCTTTTCCCTACGCTGTATAGTTTCTGTTAGTGCCAACATATAGATTATTAGTTAAAAAGTTTTTATATAATCTTGGCATGAAGAACAAGTTTAACAGAGAGAACGTATGTAAGCGGAAGAGATCTGTGTcccagtgtgagacagaagacatgacaggagagttttcagagaggcagaaaataTCACAGTCACTATATTAGTGGGTAGTTTCTTAAAAGTACAGgttgtgtatatttttcttaCCTGTTCATAACCATTGCTGCACTTATTAAAAaacttaatttcattttcatagtcTAGTATTGACTTTAAAATGGAGCCATATGTCTTTATACCGGAATTTGgatcttttatttatatatgggggagtgctgtgtgtgtgtgtgtgtgtgtgtgtgtgtgtgtgtgtgtttgtggcaggtATATtagaggtagattagactggcATCATGTttctgacagagacatgtagtgatggagtttaatgaggcagattagactgacattatgtttttgacagagacatgtagtgatggagtttaatgaggtagattagattgacatgtttttgatagagacatgtagtgatggagtttaatgaggtagattagactgacatgaTGTTTTTGACAGATACATATAGTGATGGGTTTAATAAGGTTAGTGACATTTTCTTTGTGGGCATTGGTAACTCATGATAAttctgaacagacacacactgaacagtctAATGTGAACAGTGTTAAAAGGATGAATGGGTAATGCCATTGCAAATAAATGGAGCTTTAATTCCACtcgttaagtttcagtgatagcacacacacactgtgaacagtgagcagtgaatttgtcctctgcatttaacccatccaacacaccagtagtgaacacacaccagatgcaggagcagtgggcagcctccttggtgagcgcccggggacaacacatggaaactaagggcacatacagactcagagttaaagtaaaggagagagatcaccttatgtttgttgtggtgtcagATGGGCGTGACTGACTTGTGAGGACTTAGACCAGGGGTCGGCAACCAGCGGCTCCCGACACGCATGAGGCTCTTCAGCCCCTCTCTAGTGGCACCATGGCTTTGtcaaaaaaaacttctttttttttttttacattttgttatcATTGTTGCAGGCGTAAAGTCATCCTTACATTATCCAATTGTAAAAATATGAAGGCtatacacagaataaaaaaaaatgttttaacacttCATCAACTATAATGTGCGTTGTATGCTACATCACGGCCTGGTGCCTCTTTGCCGAAATCTTTGCAGTGGCTTGAGTGGGTGTTTTCCACAGTTGCTAGGTCCACTTATTATAAGCGACTATTggcttgtttttctgtgaagtcAATTATAAATATTGATAGTCTGGGTTGCGGTTTTTGGAGCTTGTTTCCAAAGTGTAGTTGTTTATTTGGGTTTGCTCCCTTTCTCCTGACTCTCTCCACTATAACTGTCTCAGAGATCCATCCACAACCCTGttccctccacccctccccttccccagACAAATCAAAATTTCACTAACAACACCAGGGATTAAGTGgccaaatacagagaaaaaagagtgggagaaagagacacagatcCATCATGCAGATCTCCTTCAACATGGAAGCACTGATAAACCTAAAAGAAACACAGCACCATTCTCGTCAGTGAGGTTTATGGACATTGGATCCACAGTCTCAAAGCAAAACCAGACAAGACAGAGAAGTGAGCTGAAGGTAGCGACCTACATAGCATGTCACACAGCCATTAGTTCTGTTGACCATCTCAGTGAATGAATTGGATCTACTTGtgataaacaaagcaaaatgcaCTAGACCAAATGCACAGCGTTAATCCACCAACTGCTCCATGCATGTTCAAAGAACTGCGGAGGGATATTAGAGATGCCCAGTGCTCCCTCATGACTGatgattcatttattcattcctctttttttttggtcatttggtTTAGTTCAACTTCTgtagagttaaaaagaaaaacgtaaAATTACAGGTTACAGTATTTTTGAAATGGCTGCttataaaatgcaaaatacattcatacatacacagtaaatatactgATCAAgtggcctctctctcacacagtgtgGTAGGTAACATTGcctgctttgtttcttttgagtttcttttgtttccatAGACCTGGTTGCTTGTTCCTCTCATGAGATCTGGTAACATTGATGTTTTCCAAAGCCAGCTACGGATTCAAAatcccaaaaaagaaaagtctcggaggaaaacagaatttaataGTGCCTGGACAGATTGGTTTGATCTGCAGCGAGAAGTTGGCAAACATCAAAAAAtcatatgaaaacataaaaactgtcaGGTTCGGAATGGAGAATCggacccaaaagcagtttcagttcaatggtttaataaagaaaagatcttCAACACAAAAATCTCCAGACTCACCAGGAAAAA containing:
- the LOC115821240 gene encoding NACHT, LRR and PYD domains-containing protein 12-like — protein: MPAVPRILLRTLEELERAELKKFKWFLHTEKGVEGFSHIPKAQLENADVQDTVDKMVERYKPRGAVEITLLILKEIGLNNLAGKLESELREVFSETSESFLNYEAVRIKLKSSLKQKYERILDGTSVRGHKKFLNDIYTDLYIVEDETGGVIHEHEIMQAEASTRRFTTEETPITCSDIFKVPSDPSRRNRKVLTMGIAGMGKTISVNKFILDWADKKTNQDIKFIFPLPFRELNSVKDEKYSLIELLHEYFEDSAELKSLPDGDGKVMLIFDGLDECRFPLDFNKREKLKNIDQKSSVGVLITNLIKRNLLPSALIWITSRPAAAHLIPRDYIDQVTEVRGFSDKQKEEYFWRYSDKDQEMAKKMISHIKKSRSLHIMCHIPVFCWISATVLQPMLATDSSEELPTTLTGMYTQFLIFETNQMKKKYEAEHIILKLGKLAFRQLEKGNLIFYEEDLRECGIAVSEGSVYSGVCTQIFSQEQGVSETVVFSFVHLSVQEFLAAVHVFLSHCNNKENVLYPNTIWYICKRKSKKLNDLHRRAIDKALRSKNGHLDLFLRFLLGLSLESNQRLLKELLPQTVIRPQSVERTVNYIKNTLNKNMSSERSINLLYCLNELKDDSLVNEIQSYLGSGRLSTEKLSSAQWSALVFVLLMSEETQEKFELKKYRGSDEGLKRLLPVLKNTKRALLAGCKLTEQSCSSIASVLQSANCPLRELDLSNNDLQDSGVKFLCVGLKNPHCKLEILR